The following proteins are co-located in the Streptococcus anginosus genome:
- the prmC gene encoding peptide chain release factor N(5)-glutamine methyltransferase encodes MKLAQILAEMEKQLEAVGEEAESLSFTFRVLRNLSFTQFVLKMQAEATEDDIELLKKIQSQLLVHRPAQYIIGNAAFHGHSFKVDERVLIPRPETEELVNLILSENQNSSLKVLDIGTGSGAIALSLAAERANWQVTASDISQDALDLAQENAEAIDVAIDFVQSDCFQAITGKYDIIVSNPPYISETDREEVGLNVLASEPHLALFAEEDGYAVYRKIAENAQKHLTEKGKIYLEIGYKQGEHVKKLFESAFPKMRIRVLQDQFGKDRMVVVDNG; translated from the coding sequence ATGAAATTAGCTCAAATTCTTGCTGAAATGGAAAAACAGCTTGAAGCAGTTGGCGAAGAAGCTGAAAGCCTCTCCTTTACTTTTCGAGTTTTGAGAAACTTATCCTTCACCCAATTTGTGCTGAAAATGCAAGCAGAAGCAACAGAAGATGATATAGAATTACTGAAAAAGATTCAATCTCAATTATTAGTTCATAGACCTGCCCAATACATTATTGGGAACGCAGCATTTCATGGACATTCGTTCAAAGTAGATGAACGAGTGCTAATTCCCCGACCAGAAACCGAAGAATTGGTCAACCTTATCTTGTCTGAAAATCAAAATAGCAGTCTGAAAGTTTTGGATATTGGCACTGGAAGTGGAGCAATTGCTCTATCTTTGGCTGCTGAGCGTGCGAATTGGCAGGTCACGGCTTCCGACATTTCCCAAGATGCTCTGGATTTGGCGCAAGAAAATGCGGAAGCAATTGATGTAGCGATTGATTTTGTTCAGTCTGATTGCTTTCAGGCGATTACAGGAAAGTATGATATTATTGTATCCAATCCGCCCTATATTTCAGAGACGGACAGAGAAGAAGTAGGACTAAATGTCCTTGCTTCAGAACCTCATCTTGCTCTTTTTGCTGAAGAAGACGGGTATGCTGTTTATCGAAAAATTGCTGAGAACGCCCAAAAACATTTGACAGAAAAAGGTAAAATCTATCTCGAAATTGGCTACAAGCAAGGGGAACATGTAAAAAAATTATTTGAGTCTGCATTTCCAAAAATGAGAATTCGCGTCTTGCAAGATCAATTCGGAAAAGATAGAATGGTAGTGGTAGATAATGGATAA
- a CDS encoding L-threonylcarbamoyladenylate synthase, with product MDKIEEILSSGGAVVLPTETVYGLFCKALDEQAVSHVYDLKGRPREKALNLNVSSLEEIYKFSKHQPQYLKKLYQAFLPGPLTIILQANEQVPIWVNSGMKTIGFRVPSHPKTLDLIRKFGPLIGPSANLSGKSSGVHFQQIMTDFNHEVLGIEDDAFLTGQDSTILDLSGETAYILRQGAVTCEEILTKIPEIHF from the coding sequence ATGGATAAAATTGAGGAAATACTGAGCAGCGGAGGAGCGGTTGTGCTGCCAACAGAGACTGTATATGGTTTATTTTGTAAGGCACTGGACGAGCAGGCCGTCAGTCATGTCTATGACTTAAAAGGCAGACCTCGCGAAAAGGCCTTGAATTTAAATGTTTCAAGCTTAGAAGAAATTTATAAATTTTCCAAACATCAGCCTCAGTATTTAAAAAAGCTCTATCAAGCCTTTCTACCCGGTCCTTTGACCATTATTTTACAAGCTAATGAACAAGTTCCGATTTGGGTAAATTCAGGTATGAAAACAATTGGTTTTCGTGTCCCTAGTCATCCTAAAACATTGGACTTGATTAGAAAATTTGGACCTCTCATTGGTCCGTCCGCAAATTTATCTGGAAAGAGTAGCGGAGTACACTTCCAGCAAATTATGACCGATTTCAATCACGAAGTTCTTGGTATAGAAGATGATGCTTTTCTAACAGGACAGGATTCAACTATTTTGGATTTATCTGGTGAAACAGCATATATTCTACGCCAAGGTGCTGTCACTTGCGAAGAAATTCTCACTAAAATTCCAGAAATTCACTTCTAA
- the glyA gene encoding serine hydroxymethyltransferase, with protein sequence MIFNHKDYKEYDAELWEAIAAEEKRQQNNIELIASENVVSKAVMAAQGSILTNKYAEGYPGRRYYGGTDVVDVIETLAIERAKEIFGAQFANVQPHSGSQANCAAYMALIEPGDTVMGMDLAAGGHLTHGAAVSFSGKTYNFVPYNVDPETELLDFDAILAQAKEVKPKLIVAGASAYSHIIDFAKFREIADTVGAKLMVDMAHIAGLVAAGLHPSPVPYAHITTTTTHKTLRGPRGGLILTNDEELAKKINSAIFPGIQGGPLEHVVAAKAAAFKEVLDPDFKVYAQQILDNAKAMVQVFQQHGNFRVISGGTENHLFLVDVTKVVENGKVAQNLLDDVHITLNKNSIPYETLSPFKTSGIRIGTAAIAARGFGVAESTKVAELIIKTLENANNEAVLEQVRAEVKELTDAFPLYED encoded by the coding sequence ATGATTTTTAACCATAAAGACTATAAAGAATATGACGCTGAGCTTTGGGAAGCCATTGCTGCAGAAGAAAAACGTCAGCAAAACAATATTGAATTGATTGCTTCAGAAAACGTTGTTTCAAAAGCTGTTATGGCAGCACAAGGTTCTATTTTAACCAATAAATATGCCGAAGGTTATCCAGGTCGTCGCTATTATGGTGGTACGGACGTTGTGGATGTGATTGAGACATTAGCAATTGAACGTGCTAAAGAAATTTTTGGAGCACAATTTGCCAATGTCCAACCCCACTCAGGCAGTCAGGCGAATTGTGCGGCTTATATGGCCTTAATTGAGCCAGGTGATACAGTAATGGGAATGGATCTTGCAGCAGGCGGACATTTGACACATGGCGCAGCTGTTAGCTTCTCTGGGAAAACCTATAACTTTGTGCCTTATAATGTCGATCCTGAAACGGAACTTTTAGACTTTGATGCTATTTTGGCGCAGGCTAAAGAAGTCAAACCTAAATTGATTGTTGCAGGTGCTTCTGCCTATTCACATATTATTGATTTTGCTAAATTTCGTGAAATTGCAGATACTGTCGGAGCCAAACTCATGGTAGACATGGCTCATATTGCCGGTTTAGTTGCTGCTGGTTTGCATCCAAGTCCAGTACCGTATGCACATATTACGACAACTACCACTCATAAAACCCTTCGAGGACCTCGTGGCGGCTTAATTTTGACCAATGATGAAGAGTTGGCGAAAAAGATCAATTCCGCAATCTTCCCAGGGATTCAAGGAGGACCGCTAGAGCATGTCGTGGCGGCTAAAGCAGCTGCTTTCAAAGAAGTATTGGATCCAGATTTCAAAGTTTATGCTCAGCAAATTTTGGATAACGCTAAGGCAATGGTTCAAGTATTCCAACAACATGGTAATTTCCGTGTTATTTCAGGCGGTACGGAGAATCATCTTTTCCTTGTGGATGTGACCAAAGTCGTTGAAAATGGAAAAGTCGCTCAGAACCTTTTGGATGATGTCCATATCACTCTCAACAAAAATTCTATCCCTTATGAAACATTATCTCCATTTAAAACAAGTGGCATTCGTATTGGAACTGCAGCTATTGCAGCTCGTGGCTTTGGGGTAGCTGAAAGTACTAAAGTAGCAGAATTGATCATCAAAACTTTAGAGAATGCAAACAACGAAGCTGTTTTAGAGCAAGTCCGTGCAGAAGTTAAAGAATTGACCGATGCCTTTCCACTATATGAGGACTGA
- a CDS encoding nucleoid-associated protein, which yields MDIYVKKAIIHQFSPSDTDLLLADKYLNITPKIEEYLRKKIERVYSDEAKTGIFTEDNVFLSHITKDFLETSVSIANLWKEEFSVSENQKTNDLIFVQFDKEGVEHFAFLRIALRETLTHLGGEVENPIKITQNNLPGFGTGADEALVINLQSRKYHLIEKRIKYNGAFLNYFSDNLLQVHPEISPKKSIKALEKTAQKVAESFHQDDFQFQSKVKSSIFKNLEENDELSPEKLADDLFDNNLTARLTFIDQVKEIIPETVKFDEIDSSRQKKKFENQKLSLSNGIELIVPNNIYQDAESVEFIQNENGTYSILIKNIEDIQSK from the coding sequence ATGGACATTTACGTAAAAAAAGCTATTATTCATCAATTTAGTCCATCAGACACCGACCTTCTTTTAGCAGATAAATATCTTAATATTACTCCAAAAATTGAAGAATATCTTCGCAAGAAGATTGAACGTGTCTATTCAGATGAGGCCAAAACGGGCATTTTTACCGAAGATAATGTCTTTTTATCACATATTACAAAAGACTTTTTAGAAACCTCTGTCAGTATTGCCAACCTCTGGAAAGAGGAGTTTTCGGTGAGCGAAAATCAGAAAACCAACGATTTGATTTTTGTTCAATTTGACAAGGAAGGAGTAGAGCATTTTGCTTTTTTGCGTATCGCTCTGCGGGAAACCCTCACCCATTTAGGTGGAGAAGTAGAAAATCCTATCAAGATTACCCAGAACAACTTGCCGGGATTTGGTACAGGTGCTGATGAAGCCTTGGTCATCAATCTTCAATCGCGTAAATACCATTTGATTGAAAAACGGATTAAATACAATGGTGCTTTTCTCAATTATTTTTCTGATAATCTATTACAAGTCCATCCTGAAATTTCTCCCAAGAAATCTATTAAAGCCTTAGAAAAAACGGCTCAAAAAGTTGCAGAGAGCTTTCATCAAGATGATTTTCAATTTCAATCCAAGGTTAAATCGTCTATTTTCAAAAATTTAGAAGAAAATGATGAATTATCACCAGAAAAATTAGCAGATGACTTGTTCGATAACAATCTGACAGCTCGTTTGACTTTTATTGATCAGGTTAAGGAAATAATTCCAGAAACTGTTAAATTTGATGAAATTGATAGTAGTCGTCAGAAGAAAAAATTTGAAAACCAAAAGCTCTCCCTTTCAAATGGAATTGAGCTTATTGTCCCCAATAACATCTATCAAGATGCGGAATCCGTAGAATTCATACAAAACGAGAATGGAACCTATTCCATTCTCATCAAAAACATAGAAGATATCCAAAGTAAATAA
- a CDS encoding lysozyme family protein, which yields MFKILRKLILLILLIFVGYKLVQVHHDVKQVMNYRSLVREVLDEQDTAANEELVLAMIYTETKGKVSDVMQSSESATGQKNSILDNKESIRQGVQTLSANLNVAQEKKVDVWTAVQAYNFGRAYIDYIAKHGGENTLDLAKKYSKNVVAPSLGNVTGKTYSYYHPIALLHGSKLYINGGNYYYSRQVQMNMHIMKVMNWF from the coding sequence ATGTTTAAAATTCTTAGAAAATTGATCCTTCTCATTCTTTTAATCTTTGTTGGTTACAAGCTTGTTCAAGTTCATCATGATGTCAAGCAAGTGATGAACTACCGTAGCTTAGTAAGAGAAGTGCTAGACGAGCAAGATACTGCGGCCAATGAGGAACTAGTCCTTGCTATGATTTACACAGAAACAAAAGGAAAAGTTTCTGATGTCATGCAATCTAGTGAAAGTGCGACGGGTCAGAAAAACTCTATTTTAGATAATAAAGAAAGCATTCGTCAAGGTGTTCAGACTTTATCTGCGAATCTAAATGTAGCTCAAGAAAAGAAAGTAGATGTTTGGACCGCTGTACAAGCCTATAACTTTGGTCGAGCTTACATTGATTATATTGCAAAACACGGTGGTGAAAATACCCTTGATTTGGCAAAAAAATACTCCAAAAATGTTGTCGCACCAAGTTTAGGAAATGTGACCGGCAAAACCTATTCTTATTACCACCCCATCGCCCTCCTACATGGTTCTAAACTCTATATCAATGGTGGGAATTATTATTACTCCCGACAAGTTCAGATGAATATGCACATCATGAAAGTGATGAATTGGTTTTAA